The Calliphora vicina chromosome 3, idCalVici1.1, whole genome shotgun sequence genome contains a region encoding:
- the LOC135955520 gene encoding uncharacterized protein LOC135955520: MYLKCLVVILSSVLALTLGNARFTNIKCEVLDPQFANLPKCQLKMVQRGVAALDIYVKLFQLPLNNISVTSALYKKASGFRPFLYNTTLNFCEYMKNKKKYPFFNIVVDVFNKNSNVNHTCPYNHDIILHNVILKDSMFKHLPLPEGEYMVHITVYAYNDPKVIVKAYVQQME, from the exons atgtatttgaaatgtTTAGTTGTGATTTTATCCAGTGTTCTAGCATTAACATTGGGTAATGCTAGATTTACCAACATTAAATGCGAAGTATTGGACCCGCAATTTGCCAACCTTCCCAAATGTCAACTGAAAATGGTACAACGGGGTGTGGCAGCACTAGATATTTATGTCAAGTTATTTCAACTGCCCTTAAACAATATATCG GTGACATCGGCATTGTATAAAAAAGCTAGTGGTTTTCGACCATTTTTATACAATActactttgaatttttgtgaatatatgaagaataaaaagaaatatccATTTTTCAATATAGTTGTCGACGTATTCAATAAGAACTCCAATGTAAATCACACCTGTCCTTACAat CACGACATTATTTTGcataatgttattttaaaagatTCGATGTTTAAACATTTGCCATTGCCAGAAGGTGAATACATGGTACACATAACGGTATATGCCTACAATGATCCAAAAGTTATAGTAAAGGCGTATGTGCAACAAAtggaataa
- the LOC135955521 gene encoding uncharacterized protein LOC135955521 codes for MNLKLYIFIFALNLKTFILASIKFTNIKCDEFDSKFATFKECRLRVPKRDTVSLNLHVKLFELPVNNVTINLALLKKANGYKPFLYNTTTDFCHFMKNQKRHLFLKFFFDLLLKSSNINHTCPFNHDVIVRNLVLEEYMFKIMPLPSGEYMLRLKVAAYKDWKADVKAYFNRFGDGI; via the exons ATGAATTTGAAATTGTACATATTcatatttgctttaaatttaaaaacatttatattggcATCTATAAAGTTTACAAATATCAAGTGCGATGaatttgattcaaaatttgcCACTTTCAAAGAATGTCGTTTAAGAGTTCCGAAACGTGACACAGTGTCATTAAACTTACATGTGAAACTTTTTGAATTACCGGTCAATAATGTAACG ATTAATTTAGCCTTGTTAAAAAAGGCCAATGGATATAAACCATTTCTGTATAATACAACGACTGATTTTTGTCATTTTATGAAGAACCAGAAACGACatctatttttgaaattttttttcgatctgCTGCTCAAATCTTCGAATATTAATCACACATGTCCTTTTAAT caTGATGTAATTGTCCGTAATTTAGTATTAGAAGaatatatgtttaaaattatgccACTGCCATCGGGCGAATATATGCTTCGGTTGAAAGTGGCTGCCTACAAAGATTGGAAAGCAGACGTGAAAGCTTATTTTAATCGTTTTGGCGATgggatttaa